One Acinetobacter pullicarnis DNA window includes the following coding sequences:
- a CDS encoding ATP-binding protein, with translation MRSANIRRDGYLKFLNTWQDRDVIKVLSGVRRSGKSTLLAMFQQDLKAQGVQAENIIAINFEFMEFEELTDYRKLHDYVLSKVDKSKKNYVFLDEIQHVTNFEKVVDSLYVRDYIDLYITGSNAFFLSGELATLLTGRYIEQHVLPLSFQEFKQWHIENNPIIQQLSNRDLYAMYTRSSFPYTLAMTSQQETYDYLQAVYASVMFKDVIPRLNTADINSLERVARYLASVTGSPISINKIKNTFVSSGVKISFETVKRYIQGLQDSLLFYSAAQFKVRGRELLQSSEKYYLVDVGLRRIMLPDANADQGHILENVIYLELVRRGYTVYVGRVDEYEIDFVAVDTLQNLTYYQVALETLNEETLSRELRPLQKISDSYPKYLLTLDTIGTEANYNGIVKMSALDWLLSENK, from the coding sequence ATGAGAAGCGCTAATATTCGACGTGATGGCTACTTAAAATTTCTGAATACATGGCAAGACCGTGATGTCATTAAAGTGCTTTCGGGTGTACGTCGCTCTGGAAAATCCACCTTGTTAGCGATGTTTCAACAAGACCTAAAAGCACAGGGTGTACAAGCCGAAAACATCATTGCTATCAATTTCGAATTTATGGAATTTGAAGAACTCACAGATTACCGTAAACTACATGATTATGTACTGTCTAAAGTTGATAAAAGTAAAAAAAACTACGTTTTTTTAGATGAAATACAACATGTTACAAATTTTGAGAAAGTAGTCGACTCCTTATATGTTCGGGATTATATCGATTTATATATTACAGGCTCAAATGCATTCTTTCTAAGTGGAGAACTTGCGACTTTACTTACAGGACGCTATATCGAGCAACACGTTCTACCTCTGTCATTCCAAGAATTTAAACAGTGGCATATTGAAAATAATCCGATCATCCAACAATTATCCAATCGTGATTTGTATGCCATGTACACGCGCAGTAGTTTCCCCTATACGCTTGCTATGACTAGCCAGCAGGAAACTTATGATTACTTGCAAGCGGTCTATGCCAGTGTAATGTTTAAAGATGTTATTCCCCGTTTGAATACTGCCGATATTAACTCTCTCGAGCGTGTCGCAAGATATTTGGCAAGCGTGACAGGCTCACCTATTTCCATCAATAAAATTAAAAATACCTTTGTTTCAAGTGGGGTTAAAATTTCATTTGAAACAGTAAAACGCTATATTCAGGGCTTACAGGACAGTTTGTTATTTTATAGTGCCGCACAATTTAAAGTACGCGGGCGTGAGTTATTACAATCCTCTGAAAAATACTATTTAGTTGATGTCGGATTGCGCCGGATTATGTTGCCTGATGCTAATGCTGATCAAGGTCATATCTTAGAAAATGTGATTTATCTTGAGCTTGTCAGACGAGGTTATACGGTCTATGTAGGGCGGGTTGATGAATATGAAATCGATTTTGTTGCTGTCGATACTTTACAGAATTTAACTTATTATCAGGTGGCATTAGAAACGCTCAATGAGGAGACACTCAGCCGAGAGTTACGTCCATTACAGAAAATTTCTGATTCGTATCCCAAGTATTTGCTTACCTTAGACACCATAGGGACTGAAGCGAATTATAATGGTATTGTAAAAATGAGTGCTCTCGATTGGTTGCTATCTGAAAATAAGTAA
- a CDS encoding DUF4236 domain-containing protein — translation MGFRFRKSIKLFPGFKINLTHKGISSASIGKPGASLNIGKKGTRTSVGIPGTGLSYSKHQPYSKKTRVPQPTSQEHTEYDPQNLEQPKAKIWPWIIFGILCFMVGAVIF, via the coding sequence ATGGGTTTTAGATTTCGTAAAAGTATTAAATTATTCCCGGGTTTTAAAATTAATCTGACCCATAAAGGCATCAGCAGTGCCAGCATTGGCAAACCTGGTGCTTCTCTAAATATTGGTAAAAAAGGGACTCGAACCAGTGTTGGTATTCCAGGTACGGGACTGTCTTACTCTAAACACCAGCCTTACTCTAAAAAGACCCGTGTTCCACAACCGACATCGCAAGAACACACGGAATATGATCCTCAGAATTTAGAACAACCGAAGGCAAAGATATGGCCTTGGATTATTTTTGGAATATTGTGTTTTATGGTGGGTGCCGTCATTTTTTAG
- the ltrA gene encoding group II intron reverse transcriptase/maturase has protein sequence MNAAVSACAPSSTSWDSIDWIAVQRHVRGLQARIVKAVQDGRHNKAKALQWLLTHSFSGKALAVKRVSENKGKNTAGVDKVTWNTPKAKTGAMMSLKRRGYTPLPLRRVLIPKKNGKMRPLGIPTMKCRAMQALHLLALEPIAETIADRNSYGFRPQRSTADAAAQCFGVLSRKVSAEWVLEGDIQGCFDNISHDWMIANLPMDKVILRKWLKAGYVYQSKLFPSLSGTPQGGIISPVLANMTLDGLETMLAKRFSNAKWTGKKLQLVRYADDFIITGYSKEWLENEVRPAVVEFLAQRGLVLSQEKTKITHIGNGFDFLGWNVRKYNGKLLIKPSKANISAHLDKLRALINANKATRQATLIGLLNPILRGWANYHSHVVAKKVFNQVDNAVWEMLWRWAVRRHPRKTLRWVKDRYFKVQGARRWVFSCDEQSADGRKRQYTLVSASDTPIVRHIKIKAAANPHDPAWDEYFESRWGKRMLVSAKGRAKLYRVWLKQGGRCCACLKPVTKDTPWHSRHIVKLSHGGTDAVANLEIYHLYCPRSVQFANVNDV, from the coding sequence ATGAATGCAGCAGTATCAGCGTGTGCACCTTCCAGCACATCGTGGGACAGCATCGATTGGATTGCTGTACAGCGTCATGTCAGAGGGCTGCAAGCGCGTATTGTGAAGGCGGTACAAGACGGCAGGCATAACAAGGCGAAAGCTTTGCAATGGCTGCTGACTCACTCGTTTAGTGGCAAAGCATTGGCCGTCAAACGAGTGTCTGAAAACAAAGGCAAAAACACGGCTGGGGTCGACAAGGTGACTTGGAATACACCCAAGGCCAAGACCGGTGCGATGATGTCGTTGAAGAGGCGAGGTTACACGCCCCTTCCGCTTCGGAGAGTCCTTATTCCGAAGAAAAATGGCAAGATGAGACCTCTCGGGATACCCACGATGAAATGCCGGGCCATGCAGGCGCTCCATCTGCTGGCTTTGGAACCCATCGCGGAGACCATCGCTGATCGGAACTCTTATGGGTTCAGACCGCAACGCTCAACCGCGGATGCTGCAGCACAGTGCTTTGGTGTGCTGTCAAGAAAAGTAAGTGCGGAGTGGGTGCTAGAGGGTGACATTCAAGGCTGTTTCGACAATATCAGCCATGACTGGATGATCGCCAACCTTCCAATGGACAAGGTGATTCTACGGAAATGGCTCAAAGCCGGTTACGTCTACCAAAGCAAGCTGTTTCCCAGTCTTTCCGGAACACCGCAAGGAGGTATTATCTCCCCGGTGCTGGCCAACATGACCTTGGACGGACTGGAAACGATGCTGGCGAAGAGGTTCTCTAACGCCAAATGGACAGGCAAAAAGCTGCAACTGGTACGGTATGCGGATGATTTCATCATCACGGGGTATTCTAAAGAGTGGCTCGAAAATGAAGTTCGTCCTGCCGTGGTTGAATTTCTGGCGCAGCGCGGTCTCGTGCTCTCTCAGGAAAAGACCAAAATCACGCACATAGGGAACGGGTTCGATTTTCTTGGCTGGAACGTACGTAAGTACAACGGCAAGCTACTGATCAAGCCGTCAAAGGCAAACATCAGCGCTCATCTTGACAAGCTGCGAGCATTAATCAATGCAAACAAAGCGACACGACAGGCCACTTTGATCGGTTTGCTCAACCCGATTCTAAGGGGTTGGGCCAACTATCATAGTCATGTCGTTGCCAAGAAGGTTTTCAACCAGGTAGACAACGCAGTGTGGGAAATGCTCTGGCGATGGGCTGTACGTCGCCACCCTCGCAAGACACTCCGATGGGTCAAAGATCGGTATTTCAAAGTACAAGGAGCGCGTCGATGGGTGTTCTCATGTGATGAACAGTCCGCCGATGGTCGGAAGCGACAATACACATTAGTGTCTGCCTCGGACACGCCAATTGTGCGACATATCAAGATCAAGGCTGCTGCTAACCCTCATGACCCCGCATGGGATGAGTACTTCGAATCCCGATGGGGTAAAAGAATGCTGGTCTCCGCAAAGGGGCGAGCCAAGCTGTATCGGGTGTGGCTAAAACAAGGTGGTCGCTGCTGCGCCTGTCTTAAACCAGTCACCAAAGATACACCATGGCACAGCCGTCATATTGTGAAGCTAAGTCATGGTGGAACGGATGCAGTTGCTAATCTTGAGATTTACCATCTGTATTGTCCGAGGAGTGTTCAGTTTGCCAATGTCAACGATGTATAA
- a CDS encoding site-specific integrase, which yields MNIYFQQLKEWINQNTPIEEQKLLRALFLLRAHYSLAGIVIICQRIFTLIGDNELPKFRDELKTLEIISALEYSEEYSHFFSKTTDKNKHNPTPLRPYTGDSGICDLLLIQAGENHNNESFDTVIIWFLEQIFHFQDKVHALELYSSYLKGDGSIKLKDQKGSRVYNAFLAIRLLGDAGNTQILEDVKASLLQNSPKQLIQLMSVHNNDEQLNKIYYALKLFLSQIWRNNRLKNNKKRREFLHRIGIKHKKLILQRYGSLSIAIQPLEDVDEIHRGLVSDVFEDDEIEEDETPLEPLFRFFLAEQSDLLRGFYASKSTSQHIEAANVGLVWTKSRLSLNSIQEVFRLCQPSHTDTSMMLRAKLALILSLLTGRPVGEFKAPSFSQNTGHNNITGHNNITIKYDHTLSAYVLSILAGTPILKKKPKKSKFHVPWTNELHLILPIELNDLVSQVKNLGITRQHIAVERDASELINRVPKELEISLKSIRDILPRLLYDHSQGDLAVVKAVTNASGRNYDNLIHYASFEQRQLEQLWAACLRTIKINIPEYIYSSNKRVGSPIGIKIIEIQNEIARIKNYIYQANEQKDWQMFFKYLMSYTELWINLATAGRGIKQPFPKWISQQGWALIQDKHHQNESTDRYVPLTPALIKQIQSLRGLMGMLGEQIELRVDLSSYAVQLYDPHQIEDLIRNWARKLVRSDRNQLPGRFKDAGLGHWIRGRHPWDILSVFPVSAFKQQWLDVQENLQKQLGFECIEDFDFLKIKNVPTFVLTQETKTVQVETKLRIEFSENDVKEWLKNPDYKSYYQLIFEENPEPQVALELGHLLASNLAKNKNIDLPQAIKAYCAYIRDEAKIPLFVQLPQKAHRTWLTSENSFSTWCYIEQNLLDHIQKDLEHLPEHQNCDVEIGRLLVVLSMYSQLCRVSHLQAMLEFIASDQHIVAMGNSRLVELTVNNDRSVTKIRRTVMLSPYVSTLILVDRQYLQPRLEEILAQPRNQQRTAWQKCFNTYLKQIGVKSTLSLAQWLKALQQNVMLNSTPLIAGYISGQVLTEDLSINELLRLFEYEKLTTNLDSTEPESEIEIDDEQLHLSDILAMIQQLKGESRSSIWLKQLASNKTNRYSVNLLTCFVQWLILRCDAEELSLQNRNMIHLHLAIVSAGILGFSEDLTKDSQINEDVFQKWMELTQEHFPHRKHLAAWNRFRDFLIQLNDDRIRLQKRTAHQASAKVFSKNEVRQIVQILQSVESGVNDTVLRLEIQRHFRLSAAMGVRRSEALHLRPLDIDEDMLRIRPYGEHQLKTLGSERVVPMNLLSQTIKKGLDDIYKNKKDSILISDENSEHRTFFDQISQILKKVTGDVDLSLHHLRHTFASAYTLKCLQTVVDFKALTIELPWLQTWMPSNEQFNTLVGNEGQVGQGIKAISRVLGHLHESTTLKHYIHILFLATYAYSMQQQQPNLHSAFFKRVMSRSNLFRHFQAINQHNGNLKYELRDTIEKYVLKKIESQRWVIYAQKRGNSTGKVIKHELFQKIEDIERYLISGQGQPQLDIEPWKRALITMSNIPSGKRGSNIGRHPFLTQGKLARLPELLRAVDFNFAQEILERFDYLEQNQSETYNWLIKKWLYESNVTKVLMHFTAEDEPMLSILTEHQFFPIVMKHNKYDYFRIMSQQASLSAVRWVLTWLSVRYLAIGDHIRI from the coding sequence ATGAATATTTATTTTCAGCAACTGAAAGAATGGATAAACCAGAATACCCCTATAGAAGAACAAAAACTCCTCCGAGCATTATTTTTATTACGTGCACATTATAGCTTAGCCGGTATCGTTATCATTTGTCAGCGAATTTTCACCTTGATTGGTGATAATGAATTACCAAAATTTCGTGATGAGCTTAAGACTTTAGAGATCATTAGTGCATTAGAGTATTCTGAGGAATATTCACATTTTTTTTCAAAAACAACGGATAAAAATAAACATAACCCCACGCCATTACGTCCATACACTGGAGACAGTGGAATTTGTGATTTGCTATTGATTCAAGCAGGAGAAAATCATAATAATGAGAGTTTTGATACTGTAATTATTTGGTTTTTAGAGCAAATTTTTCATTTTCAAGACAAGGTACATGCTCTTGAGCTTTATAGTAGTTATTTAAAGGGTGATGGAAGCATAAAGCTGAAAGACCAAAAAGGATCTCGTGTGTACAATGCCTTTTTAGCGATTAGGCTATTAGGTGATGCTGGTAATACACAGATTTTAGAAGATGTAAAAGCTTCACTGCTTCAAAATTCACCGAAGCAACTGATTCAGTTAATGTCTGTTCATAATAATGATGAACAATTAAATAAAATTTATTATGCATTAAAGCTATTTTTATCACAAATCTGGCGAAATAATCGGCTAAAAAATAACAAAAAACGTCGAGAGTTTTTACACCGTATAGGGATAAAGCACAAAAAATTGATCCTGCAACGATATGGTTCATTAAGTATTGCTATTCAACCTTTAGAAGATGTAGATGAAATTCATCGTGGTCTAGTCTCAGATGTATTTGAGGATGATGAGATTGAAGAAGATGAAACACCATTGGAGCCCTTGTTTAGATTTTTTTTGGCAGAACAATCCGATTTACTTCGAGGGTTTTATGCATCTAAGTCGACTTCTCAACATATTGAAGCTGCAAATGTTGGTTTAGTTTGGACCAAATCGCGATTGTCCTTAAATTCAATTCAAGAAGTATTTAGACTCTGTCAACCATCTCATACAGATACCAGCATGATGTTACGCGCAAAATTAGCTTTGATATTAAGCTTGCTCACCGGACGTCCGGTGGGTGAATTTAAAGCGCCAAGTTTTAGTCAAAATACTGGTCATAATAATATTACTGGTCATAATAATATTACTATTAAGTATGATCATACTTTATCTGCATATGTATTGAGTATTTTAGCTGGGACACCAATACTCAAAAAAAAGCCAAAAAAATCTAAATTTCACGTGCCATGGACCAACGAGTTACATTTGATTTTACCGATTGAACTCAATGATTTGGTGAGTCAAGTCAAAAATCTTGGGATTACAAGACAGCATATTGCAGTTGAACGTGACGCGAGTGAACTGATTAACCGTGTACCTAAAGAGCTAGAAATCAGCCTCAAAAGCATTCGAGATATTCTTCCACGGTTGTTATATGATCATAGCCAAGGTGATTTAGCTGTCGTTAAAGCAGTGACGAATGCATCAGGTCGAAATTATGATAACTTGATTCATTATGCCTCTTTTGAACAGAGGCAACTTGAGCAACTCTGGGCTGCTTGTTTAAGAACGATAAAAATTAATATTCCTGAATATATATACTCTTCCAATAAGCGGGTGGGTAGCCCAATTGGAATAAAGATTATTGAAATACAAAATGAAATTGCACGAATAAAAAATTATATATATCAAGCCAATGAACAGAAAGATTGGCAGATGTTCTTTAAGTACTTAATGTCATATACGGAATTATGGATAAATCTTGCCACAGCTGGTCGAGGGATTAAACAACCCTTTCCAAAGTGGATCAGTCAGCAAGGCTGGGCCTTGATTCAAGATAAGCATCATCAAAATGAATCAACTGATCGTTATGTGCCATTGACTCCAGCATTGATCAAACAAATTCAAAGTTTACGTGGTTTGATGGGAATGTTGGGGGAGCAAATTGAGCTACGTGTTGATTTATCATCTTATGCAGTGCAACTGTATGATCCTCATCAGATTGAAGATTTAATTAGAAATTGGGCACGGAAGTTGGTTCGCTCTGATCGTAATCAGTTACCTGGGAGGTTCAAGGACGCTGGACTTGGGCACTGGATACGGGGTCGTCATCCATGGGATATATTATCCGTATTTCCTGTATCAGCCTTTAAACAACAGTGGCTTGATGTACAAGAAAACTTGCAAAAACAATTAGGTTTCGAGTGTATTGAAGATTTTGATTTTTTAAAAATCAAGAATGTTCCTACATTTGTTTTAACTCAAGAGACTAAAACAGTACAAGTAGAGACAAAGCTTAGAATAGAGTTTTCAGAAAATGATGTAAAAGAATGGCTGAAAAACCCAGACTATAAGTCCTATTATCAGCTGATTTTTGAGGAAAATCCTGAGCCACAAGTAGCTTTAGAGCTTGGCCATCTATTAGCCTCAAATTTAGCTAAAAATAAAAATATTGATTTGCCTCAAGCGATTAAAGCATATTGTGCTTATATTCGCGATGAAGCGAAAATTCCTTTATTCGTTCAGTTACCTCAAAAGGCTCATCGTACATGGCTGACATCTGAAAATAGTTTTAGTACATGGTGTTATATAGAACAAAACTTACTTGATCATATTCAGAAGGATTTAGAACATTTACCTGAACATCAAAATTGTGATGTTGAAATAGGACGTTTGCTGGTTGTACTCTCCATGTATTCACAACTGTGCAGAGTGAGCCATTTACAAGCGATGTTGGAGTTTATTGCTTCTGATCAACATATAGTCGCTATGGGGAATAGTCGGCTCGTTGAACTGACAGTGAATAATGATAGATCTGTGACAAAGATACGCCGTACAGTAATGTTAAGTCCTTATGTCTCGACGTTAATTTTAGTAGACCGACAGTATCTACAGCCCCGATTAGAAGAGATTTTAGCACAGCCAAGAAATCAACAAAGAACGGCTTGGCAAAAGTGTTTTAATACATATTTAAAACAAATAGGGGTTAAGTCAACTCTATCGTTAGCTCAATGGTTGAAAGCTTTACAGCAAAATGTGATGTTAAATAGCACTCCGTTGATTGCAGGTTATATATCAGGCCAAGTCCTGACTGAAGATCTTTCAATAAATGAATTATTACGCTTATTCGAATATGAAAAATTAACCACAAATTTAGATAGCACTGAGCCAGAAAGTGAAATAGAAATAGACGATGAGCAACTACATTTGTCTGATATTTTAGCGATGATTCAGCAACTAAAAGGTGAATCTAGATCAAGCATTTGGCTTAAACAGCTTGCTAGTAATAAAACGAATCGCTACTCAGTCAATTTATTAACATGCTTTGTGCAATGGTTGATTTTACGCTGTGATGCAGAAGAGTTAAGTCTACAGAATCGAAATATGATTCATCTACATTTAGCTATCGTCAGTGCAGGTATATTGGGGTTTTCAGAAGATTTAACAAAAGATAGCCAGATTAATGAAGATGTATTTCAAAAATGGATGGAGTTGACGCAAGAGCATTTTCCACACCGCAAGCATCTCGCAGCGTGGAATCGCTTTAGGGATTTTTTAATTCAGTTAAATGATGATCGTATAAGGTTACAAAAGCGTACAGCGCATCAAGCAAGTGCTAAAGTTTTTTCAAAAAATGAAGTGCGGCAGATCGTTCAAATATTACAATCCGTAGAATCTGGGGTGAATGATACTGTTTTACGCCTAGAGATTCAGCGTCATTTTCGTTTATCTGCGGCGATGGGTGTACGCCGTTCAGAGGCGCTTCATTTACGGCCCTTAGATATTGATGAGGATATGCTCAGAATTCGTCCTTATGGTGAGCATCAGTTAAAAACACTTGGATCAGAACGTGTTGTTCCGATGAATTTATTAAGCCAGACGATTAAAAAGGGATTAGATGATATTTATAAGAATAAAAAAGATTCAATATTAATTTCCGATGAGAACAGTGAGCATAGGACTTTTTTTGATCAAATATCTCAAATATTAAAGAAAGTCACTGGAGATGTTGATCTCAGCTTACATCATTTAAGACATACGTTTGCAAGTGCATATACTTTAAAGTGTTTGCAAACAGTGGTGGATTTTAAAGCGCTGACGATAGAACTGCCATGGCTACAAACTTGGATGCCATCGAATGAGCAATTTAATACGCTAGTAGGCAATGAAGGACAGGTTGGGCAAGGGATTAAGGCGATTAGTCGAGTGCTTGGACATTTACATGAATCGACAACATTAAAGCATTATATTCATATCTTATTTCTAGCTACTTATGCCTATAGCATGCAACAACAGCAACCCAATTTACATAGTGCATTTTTTAAGCGAGTCATGAGTCGGAGTAATTTATTCAGGCATTTCCAAGCGATTAACCAACACAATGGTAATCTAAAATATGAGTTGAGAGATACCATCGAAAAATATGTGCTCAAAAAAATAGAAAGTCAGAGGTGGGTAATCTATGCTCAAAAAAGAGGGAATTCGACGGGTAAAGTAATTAAACACGAACTGTTTCAAAAGATTGAAGATATTGAGCGGTATCTTATTTCTGGACAGGGGCAGCCACAATTAGATATTGAGCCCTGGAAGAGAGCTTTAATTACGATGTCAAACATTCCTTCAGGTAAACGTGGTTCAAATATAGGAAGACATCCATTCTTGACACAAGGAAAATTAGCACGTTTGCCTGAATTACTAAGGGCTGTAGATTTTAATTTCGCACAAGAGATTTTAGAGCGATTTGATTATTTAGAACAAAACCAATCAGAAACTTACAATTGGTTAATAAAAAAATGGTTGTATGAAAGTAATGTAACAAAAGTATTGATGCATTTTACGGCAGAGGATGAACCTATGCTTTCAATCCTTACAGAACATCAGTTTTTTCCGATAGTGATGAAACATAATAAATATGATTATTTTAGAATTATGTCTCAACAAGCATCATTAAGCGCCGTGCGATGGGTACTTACGTGGTTGAGTGTACGATATTTGGCGATTGGAGATCATATCAGAATCTAA